A single region of the Drosophila takahashii strain IR98-3 E-12201 chromosome 2R, DtakHiC1v2, whole genome shotgun sequence genome encodes:
- the pyr gene encoding uncharacterized protein DDB_G0287625, with amino-acid sequence MIVAAAFPRPACAAKNVLTLSKHSELALHINSHGKVTAENILRTYQYFTMEAVNDVFSLDFKITIYSADVDYYLCFHQGRLVGKRNATKDCHFKEGIFMGNQHFTSAYNPVLRVGFKGNFKPMGLNDFSKPKVMKKAILYFFPVSEEKFNSHLAEVLKSTTTTTTTTTTTTSTTTTTTPPSTTKISSTTTTTTTASPVAVTKRTRSKTRRPTSINSDSSNSNNPEKISNSKSNSLKSHNQANSNNNNNNELDLQQQQVILQRNRQKHRRQRLERRKQQQQHRRRHRQYGTVGVMAQPQPKNLVVRHHHNNATIMERRRRRRLERQQHKLQRELWEQEQREAGDRERERERVEHLPKATSSASSSSSSSSTATSTALTATAASLAPSAFNLVAIMAASRRKRDRRKRSTGGATSGAGATGGGATRGNKDADMQLVELPSQRLQQQDEQDDRHPQNEYSKPYVNSNLNLNLNVNLNVNQLIDSNSANVNLAIPALPKNYNYLYSNEHYNLNTKSSTTDSSSLDDSTKFDSPNSHSPSHSHSAFNQNIDNNLKQLNDRIDLVSTENQGRTEEGETETVSTETVVQNRNHIDANNIIDDSYSNDEKHEGLILKKLLRGLQKLQQQHEQQQQQQLQHQQQPNIDNPNENINVVNDNQNHNDNGLLTNNNHNSNYNEQFANDDETIRIQNNKYETHIVQYKHAVFIWKIVGVLLGFFSAIP; translated from the exons ATG ATTGTTGCGGCTGCTTTTCCGAGGCCAGCATGCGCCGCGAAAAATGTTTTAACACTGAGCAAACACAGCGAACTTGCGCTGCACATCAATTCGCACGGCAAAGTGACCGCCGAGAACATATTGCGGACATATC AATACTTCACAATGGAAGCTGTCAACGATGTGTTCAGCCTGGACTTCAAAATCACCATCTATTCGGCGGATGTAGACTACTATCTGTGCTTCCATCAAGGCAGACTGGTTGGAAAG agAAACGCCACAAAGGACTGTCACTTTAAAGAGGGGATTTTTATGGGCAATCAGCACTTTACTAGTGCTTACAATCCAGTGCTGCGAGTGGGTTTCAAGGGAAACTTTAAGCCAATGGGCCTGAATGATTTTTCCAAGCCAAAAGTGATGAAGAAGGCCATTCTATATTTCTTTCCTGTGAGTGAGGAGAAATTCAACTCACATTTGGCTGAAGTTTTGAAAAGCACTACCActaccacaacaacaacaacaacaactacatcaaccacaacaacaacaacaccaccCAGTACTACCAAAATCAGCTccacaacaacgacaacaacaacagcaagccCAGTGGCGGTCACAAAACGTACGCGTTCAAAGACGCGTCGCCCAACAAGTATTAATAGCGATAGTAGCAACAGCAATAACCCCGAAAAGATCAGCAACAGCAAGAGTAATAGCCTTAAGAGCCACAACCAAGccaatagcaacaacaacaacaataatgagCTGGacctgcagcaacaacaggtGATTCTGCAAAGGAATCGCCAGAAACATCGCCGCCAGCGATTGGAGCGcaggaagcagcagcagcaacatcgccgTCGCCATCGGCAATACGGCACAGTGGGCGTGATGGCCCAACCGCAGCCCAAAAACCTTGTGGTCCGTCATCATCACAATAATGCCACCATAATGGAGCGACGCCGACGTCGCCGCTTGGAGCGGCAGCAGCACAAGTTGCAGCGGGAGTTgtgggagcaggagcagcgggAGGCGGGCGACAGGGAGCGGGAACGCGAGCGGGTGGAGCACCTGCCCAAGGCCACCTCCTCggcctcgtcctcctcctcctcctcgtcgacgGCCACCTCGACGGCCCTGACCGCCACGGCCGCCTCGTTGGCACCCAGCGCCTTCAATCTGGTGGCCATAATGGCCGCCAGTCGTCGCAAGCGGGACAGGCGAAAACGCTCGACAGGTGGAGCCACAAGTGGTGCGGGTGCAACAGGTGGTGGTGCCACAAGGGGCAACAAGGATGCTGATATGCAACTGGTGGAGCTACCCTCGCAGCGATTGCAGCAGCAGGATGAGCAGGATGACCGCCACCCACAAAACGAATACTCAAAACCCTATGTTAATAGtaacttaaacttaaacttaaatgTAAACCTAAACGTAAACCAACTAATTGATAGTAATAGCGCTAATGTTAATCTTGCAATACCTGCCTTGCCAAAAAACTACAACTACTTGTACAGTAACGAGCATTATAATTTGAATACTAAAAGTAGCACGACTGATTCTAGTAGTTTAGACGATAGCACTAAGTTCGATAGTCCAAATAGCCATAGCCCTAGCCATAGCCACAGCGCGTTCAATCAGAATATTGACAATAATCTTAAGCAATTAAACGATCGAATTGACCTTGTTTCAACCGAAAATCAAGGAAGAACCGAGGAAGGTGAGACAGAGACAGTTTCAACCGAAACTGTTGTGCAGAATCGCAATCATATTGATGCTAATAATATAATCGACGATAGCTATTCGAACGACGAGAAGCACGAAGGGCTGATTCTAAAGAAACTTCTTCGTGGCCTTCAAaagctgcaacagcaacacgagcagcagcaacagcaacagctacAGCACCAGCAACAACCTAATATTGATAACCCTAACGAGAATATTAATGTTGTTAACGATAATCAGAATCATAATGATAATGGGCTGCTGACAAATAATAACCATAATAGTAATTACAATGAGCAATTTGCGAATGACGATGAAACGATAcgaattcaaaataataaatatgaaacaCATATAGTACAATACAAACATGCGgtatttatttggaaaataGTGGGGGTccttttgggatttttttcaGCCATTCCTTAA